Proteins encoded within one genomic window of Brassica rapa cultivar Chiifu-401-42 chromosome A09, CAAS_Brap_v3.01, whole genome shotgun sequence:
- the LOC103843493 gene encoding DNA-directed RNA polymerase III subunit RPC8 isoform X4: MFCLSEMEDTVRVPPDLLNLPLEVAIKKVLQKLLLNKVLSIGLCVSIYDIKSAEGGFVLPGDGPATYKVRFIIVVFRPFVGEVIAARFKESDSNGLRLTLGFFEDIYVPAPLIPRPNRCEPDPYNRNQMRWVWIFEEQEYIIDDSCQINFRVENISYPPVPTEQAEDAKPFAPMVITGTIDDDGLGPVSWWEGCSERNNEDDDT; the protein is encoded by the exons ATGTTCTGTCTTAGCGAGATGGAAGATACAGTAAGAGTGCCTCCGGATCTCCTTAACCTCCCACTCGAAGTTGCCATTAAGAAAGTGCTTCAAAAGTTATTATTGAACAAG gTTCTGTCAATTGGCCTCTGCGTGTCTATTTACGACATAAAATCAGCAGAAGGAGGTTTTGTCTTACCCGGTGATGGTCCTGCCACCTACAAG GTACGTTTTATAATTGTAGTGTTTCGTCCATTCGTTGGTGAGGTCATTGCTGCAAGGTTCAAAGAATCTGATTCCAATGGCTTGCGCT TGACTCTTGGATTCTTTGAAGATATATATGTGCCTGCTCCACTTATACCAAGACCTAACCGCTGTGAGCCTGACCCTTACAATAG GAATCAAATGAGATGGGTGTGGATATTTGAAGAACAAGAGTATATTATCGACGATTCATGTCAG ATCAATTTTAGAGTTGAGAACATTAGCTATCCACCTGTTCCAACTGAGCAAGCAGAGGACGCAAAGCCTTTTGCTCCTATGGTGATCACT GGGACTATAGATGATGATGGTTTGGGCCCTGTTTCTTGGTGGGAGGGTTGTAGTGAGAGGAATAATGAAGATGATGATACATGA
- the LOC103843493 gene encoding DNA-directed RNA polymerase III subunit RPC8 isoform X3 → MFCLSEMEDTVRVPPDLLNLPLEVAIKKVLQKLLLNKVLSIGLCVSIYDIKSAEGGFVLPGDGPATYKVRFIIVVFRPFVGEVIAARFKESDSNGLRLTLGFFEDIYVPAPLIPRPNRCEPDPYNRNQMRWVWIFEEQEYIIDDSCQINFRVENISYPPVPTEQAEDAKPFAPMVITVSFHSLKLYYTCICIIYITKLIVLSLLLKVLV, encoded by the exons ATGTTCTGTCTTAGCGAGATGGAAGATACAGTAAGAGTGCCTCCGGATCTCCTTAACCTCCCACTCGAAGTTGCCATTAAGAAAGTGCTTCAAAAGTTATTATTGAACAAG gTTCTGTCAATTGGCCTCTGCGTGTCTATTTACGACATAAAATCAGCAGAAGGAGGTTTTGTCTTACCCGGTGATGGTCCTGCCACCTACAAG GTACGTTTTATAATTGTAGTGTTTCGTCCATTCGTTGGTGAGGTCATTGCTGCAAGGTTCAAAGAATCTGATTCCAATGGCTTGCGCT TGACTCTTGGATTCTTTGAAGATATATATGTGCCTGCTCCACTTATACCAAGACCTAACCGCTGTGAGCCTGACCCTTACAATAG GAATCAAATGAGATGGGTGTGGATATTTGAAGAACAAGAGTATATTATCGACGATTCATGTCAG ATCAATTTTAGAGTTGAGAACATTAGCTATCCACCTGTTCCAACTGAGCAAGCAGAGGACGCAAAGCCTTTTGCTCCTATGGTGATCACTGTAAGTTTTCATTCTCTGAAGCTATATTACACTTGTATTTGCATAATTTATATAACGAAACTAATTGTATTAAGCCTCCTACTGAAGGTTTTGGTGTGA
- the LOC103843493 gene encoding DNA-directed RNA polymerase III subunit RPC8 isoform X2, which translates to MFCLSEMEDTVRVPPDLLNLPLEVAIKKVLQKLLLNKVCSLTFCFPYTYTLSNLTKKSFFFKNKIQKVLSIGLCVSIYDIKSAEGGFVLPGDGPATYKVRFIIVVFRPFVGEVIAARFKESDSNGLRLTLGFFEDIYVPAPLIPRPNRCEPDPYNRNQMRWVWIFEEQEYIIDDSCQINFRVENISYPPVPTEQAEDAKPFAPMVITGTIDDDGLGPVSWWEGCSERNNEDDDT; encoded by the exons ATGTTCTGTCTTAGCGAGATGGAAGATACAGTAAGAGTGCCTCCGGATCTCCTTAACCTCCCACTCGAAGTTGCCATTAAGAAAGTGCTTCAAAAGTTATTATTGAACAAGGTTTGCTCATTGACCTTCTGTTTCCCTTATACATACACACTCTCTAATCTTAccaaaaagagttttttttttaaaaataaaatacaaaaggTTCTGTCAATTGGCCTCTGCGTGTCTATTTACGACATAAAATCAGCAGAAGGAGGTTTTGTCTTACCCGGTGATGGTCCTGCCACCTACAAG GTACGTTTTATAATTGTAGTGTTTCGTCCATTCGTTGGTGAGGTCATTGCTGCAAGGTTCAAAGAATCTGATTCCAATGGCTTGCGCT TGACTCTTGGATTCTTTGAAGATATATATGTGCCTGCTCCACTTATACCAAGACCTAACCGCTGTGAGCCTGACCCTTACAATAG GAATCAAATGAGATGGGTGTGGATATTTGAAGAACAAGAGTATATTATCGACGATTCATGTCAG ATCAATTTTAGAGTTGAGAACATTAGCTATCCACCTGTTCCAACTGAGCAAGCAGAGGACGCAAAGCCTTTTGCTCCTATGGTGATCACT GGGACTATAGATGATGATGGTTTGGGCCCTGTTTCTTGGTGGGAGGGTTGTAGTGAGAGGAATAATGAAGATGATGATACATGA
- the LOC103843494 gene encoding prolycopene isomerase, chloroplastic isoform X2 — protein sequence MDTHSMLALLSCLVSAIRFGNLNLITQALKAVGREMEVIPDPTTVHFHLPNDLSVQVHREYDEFVNELISKFPHEKEGILGFYGICWKIFNSLNSLELKSLEEPIYLFGQFFQKPLECLTLAYYLPQNAGDIARKYIKDPQLLSFIDAECFIVSTVNALQTPMINASMVLCDRHYGGINYPVGGVGGIARSLAGGLVDQGSEILYKANVKSIILDDGKAVGVRLADGREFFAKTIISNATRWDTFGKLLKGEKLPKEEENFQKVYVKAPSFLSIHMGVKAEVLPPDTDCHHFVLEDDWKNLEEPYGSIFLSIPTILDPSLAPDGRHILHIFTTSSIEDWEGLTPKEYEAKKEEVAAGIIQRLEKKLFPGLSSSITFKEVGTPRTHRRYLARDKGTYGPMPRGTPKGLLGMPFNTTAIDGLYCVGDSCFPGQGVIAVAFSGVMCAHRVAADIGLERKSKVLDAGLLGLLGWLRTLA from the exons ATGGATACACATTCGATGTTGGCTCTTCTGTCATGTTTGGTTTCAGCGATAAGGTTC GGGAATCTAAACTTGATAACTCAAGCGTTGAAAGCAGTTGGTCGTGAGATGGAGGTTATACCTGATCCCACCACCGTTCATTTCCATCTTCCCAATGATCTCTCTGTTCAGGTTCATAGAGAGTATGATGAGTTCGTTAATGAGCTTATTAGCAAGTTTCCGCACGAGAAGGAAGGGATTCTTGGATTCTATGGCATCTGCTGGAAG ATCTTCAACTCATTGAACTCTTTGGAACTGAAGTCGCTTGAAGAGCCTATCTACCTTTTTGGACAGTTCTTTCAGAAGCCGCTTGAATGCTTGACACTCG CTTATTACTTGCCTCAAAATGCTGGGGATATAGCTCGGAAGTACATAAAGGATCCTCAGTTACTGTCTTTCATTGACGCAGAG TGTTTCATTGTGAGTACAGTCAATGCTTTGCAGACGCCAATGATCAATGCAAGTATG GTTTTATGTGACAGGCACTATGGAGGGATTAACTACCCTGTTGGTGGTGTTGGTGGGATTGCAAGGTCTTTAGCAGGAGGACTAGTTGATCAAGGAAGTGAAATACTCTACAAAGCTAATGTGAAAAGCATAATTCTTGATGATGGAAAGGCT GTGGGTGTAAGGCTAGCAGATGGAAGAGAGTTCTTCGCTAAAACAATAATTTCTAATGCTACAAGATGGGATACGTTTG GGAAGCTGTTGAAAGGAGAAAAGCttccaaaagaagaagaaaacttcCAGAAAGTCTATGTGAAGGCTCCATCGTTTCTCTCAATCCACATGGGTGTTAAAGCAGAGGTTCTCCCTCCAGATACAGATTGCCATCATTTCGTACTTGAG GATGATTGGAAGAATCTGGAGGAGCCTTATGGCAGTATCTTCCTCAGCATCCCAACCATTCTTGATCCATCCTTGGCTCCAGATGGTCGACATATACTCCACATATTTACAACTTCTTCCATTGAAGATTGGGAG GGACTCACTCCAAAAGAGTATGAGGCTAAAAAAGAAGAGGTGGCAGCTGGAATCATACAGAGGCTAGAGAAAAAACTGTTTCCTGGGCTCAGTTCATCTATTACTTTTAAGGAG GTGGGCACACCAAGAACACACAGGCGATATCTTGCTAGGGATAAGGGAACGTATGGACCAATGCCAAGAGGAACACCAAAAGGTTTACTAGGCATGCCGTTTAACACAACT GCTATAGATGGTTTGTACTGCGTTGGGGATAGTTGTTTTCCTGGTCAGGGAGTTATAGCTGTGGCTTTCTCAGGAGTGATGTGTGCTCATCGTGTAGCTGCTGACATTG GGCTTGAGAGAAAATCAAAGGTACTTGATGCTGGTCTTCTTGGTTTACTTGGTTGGTTAAGGACACTCGCATAG
- the LOC103843493 gene encoding DNA-directed RNA polymerase III subunit RPC8 isoform X1, with protein MFCLSEMEDTVRVPPDLLNLPLEVAIKKVLQKLLLNKVCSLTFCFPYTYTLSNLTKKSFFFKNKIQKVLSIGLCVSIYDIKSAEGGFVLPGDGPATYKVRFIIVVFRPFVGEVIAARFKESDSNGLRLTLGFFEDIYVPAPLIPRPNRCEPDPYNRNQMRWVWIFEEQEYIIDDSCQINFRVENISYPPVPTEQAEDAKPFAPMVITVSFHSLKLYYTCICIIYITKLIVLSLLLKVLV; from the exons ATGTTCTGTCTTAGCGAGATGGAAGATACAGTAAGAGTGCCTCCGGATCTCCTTAACCTCCCACTCGAAGTTGCCATTAAGAAAGTGCTTCAAAAGTTATTATTGAACAAGGTTTGCTCATTGACCTTCTGTTTCCCTTATACATACACACTCTCTAATCTTAccaaaaagagttttttttttaaaaataaaatacaaaaggTTCTGTCAATTGGCCTCTGCGTGTCTATTTACGACATAAAATCAGCAGAAGGAGGTTTTGTCTTACCCGGTGATGGTCCTGCCACCTACAAG GTACGTTTTATAATTGTAGTGTTTCGTCCATTCGTTGGTGAGGTCATTGCTGCAAGGTTCAAAGAATCTGATTCCAATGGCTTGCGCT TGACTCTTGGATTCTTTGAAGATATATATGTGCCTGCTCCACTTATACCAAGACCTAACCGCTGTGAGCCTGACCCTTACAATAG GAATCAAATGAGATGGGTGTGGATATTTGAAGAACAAGAGTATATTATCGACGATTCATGTCAG ATCAATTTTAGAGTTGAGAACATTAGCTATCCACCTGTTCCAACTGAGCAAGCAGAGGACGCAAAGCCTTTTGCTCCTATGGTGATCACTGTAAGTTTTCATTCTCTGAAGCTATATTACACTTGTATTTGCATAATTTATATAACGAAACTAATTGTATTAAGCCTCCTACTGAAGGTTTTGGTGTGA
- the LOC103843494 gene encoding prolycopene isomerase, chloroplastic isoform X1, with protein sequence MNLCLHNPVTCADRSSSLFSALKTSNNKLGTSKFGFLKNRKKNHVVAVRSVSSTAVEERTKRESGGGESKVYDAIVIGSGIGGLVAATQLAVKEAKVLVLEKYLIPGGSSGYYERDGYTFDVGSSVMFGFSDKGNLNLITQALKAVGREMEVIPDPTTVHFHLPNDLSVQVHREYDEFVNELISKFPHEKEGILGFYGICWKIFNSLNSLELKSLEEPIYLFGQFFQKPLECLTLAYYLPQNAGDIARKYIKDPQLLSFIDAECFIVSTVNALQTPMINASMVLCDRHYGGINYPVGGVGGIARSLAGGLVDQGSEILYKANVKSIILDDGKAVGVRLADGREFFAKTIISNATRWDTFGKLLKGEKLPKEEENFQKVYVKAPSFLSIHMGVKAEVLPPDTDCHHFVLEDDWKNLEEPYGSIFLSIPTILDPSLAPDGRHILHIFTTSSIEDWEGLTPKEYEAKKEEVAAGIIQRLEKKLFPGLSSSITFKEVGTPRTHRRYLARDKGTYGPMPRGTPKGLLGMPFNTTAIDGLYCVGDSCFPGQGVIAVAFSGVMCAHRVAADIGLERKSKVLDAGLLGLLGWLRTLA encoded by the exons ATGAATCTCTGTCTCCACAATCCCGTAACGTGTGCTGATCGCAGCTCCTCCTTGTTCTCCGCCTTGAAGACTTCAAATAACAAGTTGGGTACTTCAAAGTTTGGGTTTTTAAAGAATCGGAAGAAGAATCATGTGGTTGCAGTGAGATCTGTTTCTTCCACTGCTGTAGAAGAAAGGACGAAGAGAGAAAGTGGAGGAGGAGAGAGTAAAGTGTACGACGCAATCGTCATCGGGTCTGGGATTGGAGGATTAGTTGCGGCGACTCAGCTAGCTGTTAAAGAAGCTAAAGTTTTAGTTTTGGAGAAGTATCTGATCCCTGGTGGGAGCTCCGGTTATTACGAAAGAGATGGATACACATTCGATGTTGGCTCTTCTGTCATGTTTGGTTTCAGCGATAAG GGGAATCTAAACTTGATAACTCAAGCGTTGAAAGCAGTTGGTCGTGAGATGGAGGTTATACCTGATCCCACCACCGTTCATTTCCATCTTCCCAATGATCTCTCTGTTCAGGTTCATAGAGAGTATGATGAGTTCGTTAATGAGCTTATTAGCAAGTTTCCGCACGAGAAGGAAGGGATTCTTGGATTCTATGGCATCTGCTGGAAG ATCTTCAACTCATTGAACTCTTTGGAACTGAAGTCGCTTGAAGAGCCTATCTACCTTTTTGGACAGTTCTTTCAGAAGCCGCTTGAATGCTTGACACTCG CTTATTACTTGCCTCAAAATGCTGGGGATATAGCTCGGAAGTACATAAAGGATCCTCAGTTACTGTCTTTCATTGACGCAGAG TGTTTCATTGTGAGTACAGTCAATGCTTTGCAGACGCCAATGATCAATGCAAGTATG GTTTTATGTGACAGGCACTATGGAGGGATTAACTACCCTGTTGGTGGTGTTGGTGGGATTGCAAGGTCTTTAGCAGGAGGACTAGTTGATCAAGGAAGTGAAATACTCTACAAAGCTAATGTGAAAAGCATAATTCTTGATGATGGAAAGGCT GTGGGTGTAAGGCTAGCAGATGGAAGAGAGTTCTTCGCTAAAACAATAATTTCTAATGCTACAAGATGGGATACGTTTG GGAAGCTGTTGAAAGGAGAAAAGCttccaaaagaagaagaaaacttcCAGAAAGTCTATGTGAAGGCTCCATCGTTTCTCTCAATCCACATGGGTGTTAAAGCAGAGGTTCTCCCTCCAGATACAGATTGCCATCATTTCGTACTTGAG GATGATTGGAAGAATCTGGAGGAGCCTTATGGCAGTATCTTCCTCAGCATCCCAACCATTCTTGATCCATCCTTGGCTCCAGATGGTCGACATATACTCCACATATTTACAACTTCTTCCATTGAAGATTGGGAG GGACTCACTCCAAAAGAGTATGAGGCTAAAAAAGAAGAGGTGGCAGCTGGAATCATACAGAGGCTAGAGAAAAAACTGTTTCCTGGGCTCAGTTCATCTATTACTTTTAAGGAG GTGGGCACACCAAGAACACACAGGCGATATCTTGCTAGGGATAAGGGAACGTATGGACCAATGCCAAGAGGAACACCAAAAGGTTTACTAGGCATGCCGTTTAACACAACT GCTATAGATGGTTTGTACTGCGTTGGGGATAGTTGTTTTCCTGGTCAGGGAGTTATAGCTGTGGCTTTCTCAGGAGTGATGTGTGCTCATCGTGTAGCTGCTGACATTG GGCTTGAGAGAAAATCAAAGGTACTTGATGCTGGTCTTCTTGGTTTACTTGGTTGGTTAAGGACACTCGCATAG